CGCCCGTTGAACACCACCGCCCGGCCGGCCGGATCGAGGTCCTCCACCTCCCCGAGCAGCACCTGCACGTTCGCCGCCTTCGCCAGCAGGCGGCGCAGGGGCGTGGCCACGTCGGCCTCCGGCACCAGCCCCGTGGCCACCTGGTAGAGCAGGGGCTGGAACAGGTTGAAGTTGCGCTTGTCGATCAGGCTCACGCGCACGGGCTGGTTCATCAGCCGCCGGGCCGCCTGAAGGCCGGCGAAGCCGCCGCCCACGATCACCACCCGGGGCCAGGCAGGGTCCACGCCGGCGGCAGGGTCCAGTTCCAGGAAGAACCGTTCCCGCGCCATCACCGCCGAGCCGATGGCCGCACCCTAGGCAGGGCCCCCCGCGATGGTCTCTGCTGCCTAGGGTTGGCGGGCGATGGGGATCAGGCGTTGCGGGCTGAATCCGCCGAACTGGTCCGGTCCCTTTCCGTTCCCCTGCCCACGCTCTGGGCCGGGCTGGAGCGCCGCACACTTCGGCCCGAGGTGATGGATCAGCCCGGGCTCGATGCCGCCGCCCACCAGGCGGCGCTGCGGGGTCTGGCCAGGATCAATGCCCTCACCCGCACCATCGGCTGCTTCGCCCCCGCCGTGCGCCGTCTCGCCCGCCGCCTCCCCGGCAGGCCGTTGCGGGTGCTGGATGTGGCCTGCGGTGGTGGCGACACCGTGCGTGAGCTGGTGAGGCTGGGACGGCGGGAGGGTCTCGTTCTGGAGGTGCACGGCTGTGACCTCAGCCCGGAGGCCGTCGCCCTGGCCAGCCGCACGGCGCGGGCCGAGGGGCTGGCGGCGGAGTTCTTCCAGGCCGACGCCCTCGGCGCCCCCCTCCCCGGCGGATACCAGCTGATCACCTGCTCCCTGTTCCTGCACCACCTCGGCACGGCGGAGGCGGAAACGCTGCTGCGGCGGATGGCCGCAGCCACCGAGGCCCAGCTGCTCGTGCACGATCTGGTGCGCAGCCGCCTCGACCTGCTGCTCACCTGGGCCGGCACGCGGCTCCTGAGCCGATCGCCGGTGGTGCACGTGGACGGTCCCCTGTCGGTGGGTGGGGCATTCCGGATCGAGGAGGTGCGGGCGCTGGCGGCGGCGGCCGGCCTGGAGGGGGCCGAGCTGCGCCGCTTCTGGCCCGAACGCTTCCTGCTCTCCTGGTGCCGGCCCGACCGAGGTGCAGCCGAAGGCCTGGCAGCGGCCCTGCAGGGGGCAGCGGGCCATCACGGGGAGGACTCCCTTGCCGGTTGATGGCGATGCACCGCTCTGGGACGTGGTGGTGGTGGGGGCGGGTCCCGCCGGCTCGGCCGCGGCCCTGGCCCTCGCGCGCCGCGGGGTGAAGGTGCTGCTGGTGGAGCAACGGCGCTTTCCGCGCTGGAAGGTGTGTGGTGCCTGCCTGAGCCCCCAGGCGATCGCGGCTCTGGGGGCCCTCGGCCTGGAGCAGCTGGTGGAGCGGGGTGTGCCGCTGCGCGAGCTCCAGCTGGGGGTGGCCGGTGCCACCCTGCCGGTGCCCCTGGGCCGGAGCCGGGCCGTTTCCAGGCCATGCCTGGATCAGGCGCTGCTGCAGACGGCTGCGGCGGCCGGTGCCGAGGTGCGGCTCGGCACGCGTGCCGTGCTGGCGGAGGGGCCGGGACCCTGGCGCCGGCTGCTCCTGCAGCGCCGGGGCGGCCAGCAGCAGCTGCAGGCGCGCCTGGTGCTCGCGGCCTCGGGCCTGGTGCCGGGCGCGCTCGGAGCCCGGCCGGCCTGGCGGAGCCACGCCGCCCCGGACAGCCGCGTGGGAGCGGGCTGCGTGCTGCCGCAAGCCCCTGCCAGCTACGGGACGGGCACGATCGCGATGGCCGTGGGCCGTGGGGGGTATGTGGGCCTGGTGCGGGTGGAGGACGGCAGCCTCAACCTCGCCGCGGCCCTCGATCCGGAGCTGATCCGGGCCGGGGGCGGTGTGGCCGGAGCCTGTGACGCGGTGGTGCGGGAAGCGGGTTTCG
This sequence is a window from Cyanobium sp. PCC 7001. Protein-coding genes within it:
- a CDS encoding methyltransferase domain-containing protein yields the protein MRAESAELVRSLSVPLPTLWAGLERRTLRPEVMDQPGLDAAAHQAALRGLARINALTRTIGCFAPAVRRLARRLPGRPLRVLDVACGGGDTVRELVRLGRREGLVLEVHGCDLSPEAVALASRTARAEGLAAEFFQADALGAPLPGGYQLITCSLFLHHLGTAEAETLLRRMAAATEAQLLVHDLVRSRLDLLLTWAGTRLLSRSPVVHVDGPLSVGGAFRIEEVRALAAAAGLEGAELRRFWPERFLLSWCRPDRGAAEGLAAALQGAAGHHGEDSLAG
- a CDS encoding NAD(P)/FAD-dependent oxidoreductase, whose translation is MPVDGDAPLWDVVVVGAGPAGSAAALALARRGVKVLLVEQRRFPRWKVCGACLSPQAIAALGALGLEQLVERGVPLRELQLGVAGATLPVPLGRSRAVSRPCLDQALLQTAAAAGAEVRLGTRAVLAEGPGPWRRLLLQRRGGQQQLQARLVLAASGLVPGALGARPAWRSHAAPDSRVGAGCVLPQAPASYGTGTIAMAVGRGGYVGLVRVEDGSLNLAAALDPELIRAGGGVAGACDAVVREAGFDPLPALATARWQRTPPLSRRSVPLAGERLLLLGDAAGYVEPFTGEGMGWALTSALAVVPLALRAVEGWDEAIAAEWPRQHLRWVGRHQRFCRQVAWTLRHPTFCRTLHRLGAGMPAVAGALAGALQHTELPPWV